A window of Gossypium hirsutum isolate 1008001.06 chromosome D13, Gossypium_hirsutum_v2.1, whole genome shotgun sequence genomic DNA:
ACGGATTTAAGGGTTTAgagattttgaataaaaatagacaaaaatatatataactttagaGTTAAAATTGAATATTCTGTATCGAAAgagtttaatataattattatttttcagaGGTACCAAAAATATATTTGTGAGTTTAAAAGCGtaagttaaattatttaaaaagatgAAAAGCCGATGCTAAAAACATTTTAGCTCATTTAAGATTCAATTTATTTCAGTTTATTTGTCCTTAAAAAATGATTTGCTAATTTTATAAGAGACTAAAAGtgtagtttttatttaattaaaagggTCTAGGCTTTTGTCTGTCTTGACTTCATCCCtgcttatgaatatatatattaaaattttatattttcattctcATATTTTCATTCTTTAAAGCTGTATAGAGTCTAGATGGTAAACCAAAAATAGTTTTTTTGAAGAAGAGGATTTAGATGGTCGGTGTAGTgcgtttaatttattttttgtcttaTGTTATAGTATCGTTACAGTATTTAAATTCACAATCATCGTTGTTTTTATACTAATCGCAGGTAAATAcaccgtccatccaaacccacTCTTAAAATATTGAAGCCCTTGTAACAAaggtaaattatattaatagtcacCTAATTATGTCTTTTTTTGCTATCTagttatgaaaaattacaaaatagtgaccaaattattcaattttctctttttggtCATCTGATTGTATTAgattttttagtgtttttatttttatgatactCAGTTGATGATTaacaaaacaaatttaaataattaagtgataaatTTATAGCTCCTTATAAAAGGATGAAAAAATTATAGTTCACCCTTGTAATAAAATCAAACATGAAATTTCTTAGGTATTTCGTTCACTAAAATCAAAATTCTAGTTATAGTAATGCTGATGTTAGTGAATGGAGACAATATTGGCAGGTGAAGGCACTAAATGTCTTTTATTGTAGAAATTAATGCAGAAAACCCAGAAAAAACACCAAAACTAAGCAAAATCTTCAATGATTGATTGATTCCAACtttgaaattataatttgatccaaaGTCTAAGTTTAATAAAATTCGTAgtaaaaaatataagtttgaatCTTGGAGGCAACATTGTTAGAAGAGCAATTACGAACCCCGAATATTGACCATAAAACAGATATGCATGCATAATatcaaaaaattcaatattctATCAACAAATCACATAATTGTTCATGGGCTCCtttaactttaataatttatcaaataatcatGTTTTATATCTTTAATTATTCATTTTACCTTCTAAATATAAAAGTAcgtattatcatttttttttgtatcatTCAACTTTGTTTTATGGTTTATATTTAGGGTTCGTGACtatcattttttataatattttgaaccCCTTTCAACCCTGGGCCTTGGGCGGCCACACCTCCATATGACCCCAAGGCCGAGCCTGATTGAGCTAGGCTTCACAAatgtaaaaaaattgaattatgtaATCAATTTGTTAtcctttattttgttttgtttttcgaAATGCTTGAAAAAGTGTTCACCTCCACAATCACTTTTGCTCATATTCTGTATCTTGCAATTATCAACTAGttcatataaaaaattcaaatgaaaatcactaaaaaaatccaaatataaATATTGTCATATAAATAGCCATAAACAATATTAAtctaaattttacattttcttgTCAAAGAGACATTGGCTTAATAGCATTTGAACCTTTATAAGATTCAAACGTTATGTAAATCATTCCCACCATCCGTGGACTCTATTTAGATATATGCTACTTTTCAATTCATTCTTCCATTGTAATAATTTGAGGATAATGTTTTAAAAATCGGATCGGTAGTTGAATTTGTTAAACTATTGGTTCGTAATTCAATTGGTCCAATCgtacaattaaaaattattaaaaaattaaaaaaaaatataaaattaattcaacTGACTTTTTGTTCtgatttaattagtttcaaatgATTCACTCAAAAATTAGTTTAACTTATTTGTTGGGTCCAATTCTATGGAAGTGATTCACACAATAATTATACCGAGAGCCACACGGAAGTGAGTTGATTAATAAGCTTGAAGTCGCGTATAGTTCAGATGGAGCCTCTAGCTTATGGAGAAGGGGATTTATATAAAGTGTGAAATCTAATATGGATCCTACGACGTGAATGCCCTATTACATATATTCAAGTGTAGAGTAGTAATTGATTGGAAAGATGTCATCTGagctaggggtgtgcaaaattcagGTAAAACAGaaaaaattcgattaaccgaccgaattcggttaatcggtcggttaatcgaatttTTCGGTCggggggtcggttaattattttttgatttttcggttaacggttaattcggatCGAAaccagtcggttaaccgaattttttcggtttaactgaaaaaattaataaataaaattataatatataaataggcccactattcacctaaactcaatctaaacccaagtattcaacccaacccaacccaatcataaaaattacaaataatttaataaataaaaataaaattctaaaactaagactaaaactaaagtctaaaagactaaaaataatttaattatgtagtgattcaatttggttaatacggttaattcgggtaattcggttaattcgggtaatttttaaccaaaaataaaaaagcatataattttcggttaattcgttTAGCCgaccgaattaactgaaaaaatttcggttcagttaatttttttgaaaaaaaattcggttcgattaacggttaaagattttgaaaggtcggttaattcggttaatgttatttcgggtcggttaaccgaatgaacacccctaatcTGAGCTGACTTGATGTAACCAGCTATAGCTAAATTCAATCGTGAGAAGTTGGTGTCGGGATGTGACAAGGCAACAAGTTACTTTAATCTTAGTTTTAGAGGCGTCCATGGCAGGTTGGtccaattaaaattttaggtttgcttcggtttgaaaattgattttaaaattttgattaaatttaattcagataaaatattaaaatttaggttCAGTTTGATCCGatcgtattaatttttatattattttaaaaaattatatataaaaaaattctaaaaatcttAAAGTAGATGTGTAGagttaaataacactaaaatatgtACAGTTTAACAAGTAAATGCtcctaaaatagtaacaaaattaataataaaataatagtaacataatagtgaaatagcAATAAAATAGTGAGAAAACATTATTTAGACAATATTATCTTATGCCTGAcgaaacaaaataataacaatctaatagtgaaattatagcaaATTCAAGTCGAGCTGGGCTCAGGCCAAAAAAGCAAAAAAAGCCTTACTCGAGACTCGactattaaattcatttttcgaaactatatttttatctaaatcttttatttttgaacGAACCTTCTACCCGAGTCATAAATAGGTTTACTTGGTTGTAATGGTTGTTGATTCATACAACACTATTTAGacaatattatattatttgagaCGAAAAAAAAGAGCCATATCTTTTCGGAAGGAATTGATGAGACCGTGTTTAAAAAAGTTGGTATGGATGTAACACTTGTCTTGAAAAGAACCATTGACCTTTCTTTAATCGTTCCAAGCATTAAAGGATGGTGTGCCTACTGTTGTAGTCCCTTTGCAATGTTAAAGTTAGGGTTTTAATCCTACTTTAATTACGCTTTTAAtagattaaaatatgattttgatcgtataaataaatattttttatttattttactatttatgaaattttaaaatttgtacgAATTTTCTAAGTGTACTTTTGCCAATATGGATGCCATTCAATAACTGCCCCCACCCACGACCCTAAATAACTCAATTATGGTCTCTCTTCACACATGGGAAACGACTTTTAATTAATTGACCCATAAGCATGAGCTTTTTTCATCATCTTCCAAGAAAGTTACACAGATccattattctatatatatatgttccaTTGGTGAAGATGAAGATATACAAATTACACATTACATTTGAAAACTAGAGGCACAGATCTAAGAGAGGGGCGACTGAGAAGTGAGAACACAGCAAATTTTCAATGAGTGGGAAAATCACCATGGCCATGGCTGCACTTTTTGTAGTTCTAGCTGCAAATGTGTTGCAGAGTACAAATGGTGCAACTTATACAGTGGGTGACTCTACTGGCTGGAGAGTCCCTGCCAATAATGATTTCTACGATGATTGGGCTGATAACAAAGCCTTCGTTGTTGGGGATGTTCTCGGTGAGTTTTTGAGCTTTAAAATCTTTGTTAATTGAGCTTGTTGATTcggaatttgatatttttatacgtGTGGTTTTGCAGTGTTCAATTTCACTACCGGACAACATGATGTTGCAGAGGTGACGGAAACTGCTTACGATGCGTGCACCACTGCCAATACTATATCAACCGTCAGCACCGGTCCGGCAAGGATTACTCTTAACAGGACCGGCGAATTTTACTTCATTTGTGCTGTCCCCGGTCACTGTTCCGGCGGGCAAAAGCTCAACGTCGAAGTCAGAAATGGGAACAACGGTACCGCTGCTGTTCCCGCACCTGGACCGAGTCCCACCACCACGCCTGTAGCTACCAGCCCCACCACCAGTACGCCTCCGACCGCTGCCACGCCCACCTCGCCTGGAACTTCAAGTCCTCCTCCTGGGACCAACTCAGCTTCTTCCCTTGTTTCTACTCTGTCTCCTGTCTTCTTCATGGCCATTGCCTTAGTTTTGATGTgctgattatgttattaattccATTTTGCACTTTTTGTTATTTGGTGTTATGTGAGATGAGATCCATTGTTTTACTATGGTAGTGATAATCATATTTGTAATGTTgttagaataaattttgattcatttttctaCATACATCtccttttattttgtaaaattatcgtAGAGGTTCCTCTATTAAAAATTGGATTACATCTTGTTTTTTCTATATGcaagatcaaagagcaaattaattttttttgttaaaattttatctatttgtactattaaaaattgatatggctaacaaaataaacaattagTGACATGTGGCGTGTCCCATATACCTCATGTTGACCTATAAGAATTAGTTTTAATTAACAATAAtggataaatttattaataaaatgaccaatttgctcttgaATCTAATTTACAAagattaatttgtctattttttagtaaaacgagcaaaatgcaatctaactcatAGTACAAGATCCTCCAAAATACTTTTATTCACTTTGTTCTGTATTAATTCGTTGGCCaaacaatttataaatataacacaataattattttgtattaaaattttggggttaacgaattaagttttaatttaattggtatcGTTATTATTAAGAGAATGTGAATTCAAAATGAATTTAAGGGCTTAgagattttgaataaaaatagaccatatatatattaaaattttatattttcactcTCATATTTGAATTCTTTAAAGCTCTATATAGAGTCTagataataaacccaaaatagaTTTTTTGAAGAAGAGGATTTAGATGGTCGGTGTGGTgcgtttaatttattttttgccTCATATTATAGTACtgttacagtatctaatctcacaaTTAtcgttatttttatactaatcgcAGATAAATgcaccgtccatccaaacccacTCTTAGAATATTGAAGCCGTTGTAACAAaggtaaattatattaatagtcacctaattatgtaatttttatcatctagttatgaaaaattataaaatagtgaccaaattattcaattttctctttttggtCATCTGATTGTATTAGATTTTTTGGTGCTTTTATTTTTACGATAGTCAGTTGATGActaacaataataaatttaaataattaagtgatcaaTTTATAGATTGTTATAAAAttaggatgaaaaaaatatagttAACCCTTGTAATAAAAACAAACATGAAATTTCTTAGGTATTTCGTTCACTAAAATCAAACGTCTAGTTATAATAATGCTGATGTTAGTGAATGGAGACAATATTGGCAGGTGAAGGCACTAAATGTCTTTTATTGTAGAAATTAATGCAGAAAACCCAGAAAAAACACCAAAACTAAGCAAAATCTTCAATGATTGATTGATTCCAACtttgaaattataatttgatccaaaGTCTAAGTTTAATAAAATTCGTTGCATTTTCAAGTGGAAAATATAAGTTTGAATCTTGGTGGCAATATTGCTGGAAGAGCAATCACAAACTTCGAACATTGACCATAAAACAGATATGCGTAATatcaaaaaattcaatattctATCAACAAATCACATAATTGTTGATGGGCTCCTtttaactttaataatttatcaaacaatcatgttttatatctttaattattcattttaccttttaaatataaaagtacgtattatcatttttttttgtacCATTCAATTTTGTTTTACAGTTTATATTTAGAGTTCGTGACTATCATTTTTTATAATATCTTATCTAAAACGAGCATGCGTCTCCCTTTAAACATGTAATATATCTTACTATTACGTAtatgttgataaaatttaaaatctttattCACAATGAGTGGGACCTTTTTtctcaagaaaaataaaatcttgtGCCTTGACattagattttcttttttttggtttaCTTAATTTTTAACCACTAAACCACATCCACCAAAACTCTTTGAAAACTAGAGTTGTAGGTTGTGCCCACCaatctttttatataatttagggTTCAAAGtgtgttgtttttctatttgttgATTTAATTTTAGGGTTCCaatgtttctttttcatataattagcttcttttttcaaatttaatatttaattaatctttttaaatattgtatttaacgtaaaataatattttttacttgaatatttaaatataattaaaaaatattaacttatcatctcaaatattataatataaaattttcaaatgataattaaagtatttttattatattcaacATACAATATAGTTTTACTTTATGTAATTAAGCTAGGGGCAAAGCCAGAAAGTTTTTTTTTGGAGGGAGAGGCtggaattaaattgtacatttttgCGATagtaaaaaatacaattttaccattttaatagcttatatatttatatttttaaaataattaaattaattttttatcattttgggggaaaagtgcaattttaccattactaattttaaattttataaattataaaggggcctaaatgaaaaaaaatctttttgGGAGGGGCTGGCACTAAATTAAGGCAAaataacattattcaaaataataa
This region includes:
- the LOC121225221 gene encoding umecyanin is translated as MSGKITMAMAALFVVLAANVLQSTNGATYTVGDSTGWRVPANNDFYDDWADNKAFVVGDVLVFNFTTGQHDVAEVTETAYDACTTANTISTVSTGPARITLNRTGEFYFICAVPGHCSGGQKLNVEVRNGNNGTAAVPAPGPSPTTTPVATSPTTSTPPTAATPTSPGTSSPPPGTNSASSLVSTLSPVFFMAIALVLMC